Within Conger conger chromosome 3, fConCon1.1, whole genome shotgun sequence, the genomic segment GGGTTTCGCACAAGACCGGTTGACCTATATACATTCACAGATGCCACATCACTGCAGGGCACAAGCGCCGCTTGGCAGGAAGTCCTGGACATAGGTGGCCACAGCCTTGGTGAGGTAAGTCATGCTGCCGTATCGACCACTGGGTGCACTGTCATAAAGCAGCTTGCAGATCTCAGTAGAGTGGTCTCTTTCTAGAATGCTCTCCTCTGCTCCCAGGTCTTTCTGCAGGGTATGCACAGGGCAAACAGAGTGATGAGACTGGGTGGTGAACACACTCATCTGAGGGCAGAACATgacagggaagagagagagcactgtatACAGTGCGGACACTAACCTGGTCCTGGTAGAACATGTCATTAGCGATGTGGACAATCTTCTCCACGTGAATAATGCTGCCGATGCTCTGTATATCGATGTCGGCAAGCATAGTGAGCACTAAGATGGCCTCCACGAGCAGCTGCCTGTACTCAGGCTGTGGAACGCGGTTTAACACGGTCTCCACGTGCACTGCAAACTTAATCTCGCCGGGGGTCATCTGGAGTGAAGACAGAGAAAGATTTTACAAATTTGGGCTAAGTATTTTGATTAGTTTTGAGGCTAATAGGCTTCTCTTTCAAATTTCTGGAAGAGGCAGACATGTTACTGTTCTCTCTACAGATTCATTtacttgtatatatatatattttttaaatgaaggggGGGCGTATTCTGCCTACCTCTCGAGTGGTTGAAGATGGGAGAACAAACCCCTCAATAGACAGACCATGACACTGCGGGAGAAAGCAACACACATCCAGACTCATTTGAATTTAAGGCTCACAGGCGTTTAATTACACTACTTTTGCATAATTGCATGTGAACTGGGACTGACAGACGACATCCATCTAGCTGTAGAATATaaagttgtttaaaaaaaaaaatagcttgaGCTTGGTCCAATATGATCTCTCCCAGGGCAGGGTAGTAAAATCAGCAGATTTTACATGGAGACTGATGAGAGATCCTAGCTCTGAACTTACCTTTCCATCAGAACCTTTCCTTTACAGTTACCCACTACGAATCCCATTCAGATTTACTGTCCATACAAGGGAGCTGTAAACTGACAGATATCAGATTCAAAACCACCATTAACTTGCCTTCTGCAGGATCTTCCACACTTTCTGGTAGAAGCCAACGGGGACTCTGTTGAGGGCCCCGTCCAACCTTCTCCTGCGCAGCCACTGTCCGTGTCGACTGTCTCGGGCCGGGAGCACGCAGAAAGAGCCCTCAAACGTCTCCAGGGATGGGAATTTGTATCGCTGTGACACAAGGAAGTTGCATCACTAAAGATAGGAGTCGTCATCTTTATCTGAGgcaaacacatttctgcatttctatGAATAAACCCAGCTCCTAAAATACCATTTCATGATGCCCCTTTCAGTCTCTAAGTGCATACTGTACAGGAGCAAAAATGATAAATCTccctcatttaaaaacatttttttccaaccacatttatttactttcacATTGCTTATCCTGCTACTTACCCCTGACTCAATGTGCTCCATGTCAAGTGAATGTGTAGGTAAACTCTGCAAGACAAGACAGTCATGTATTATACATTCCGACTCCAGTAAGAAGACACCTGCAGATGGCAATAAGTAATTTGCCTTCAGATTACTTGTGATTGCAGTCACCACTGTTCAATTAAGGACATAAGAATTGTAATTCATATCAGTCCATATTAATGAGATAGAACTGACCCTTCATTGCCCAAAGCAGAAAAAGTGTAACATGCTGGTTTAATCTTATGAGGAAGGAACACAGTGCTGAAGACCAGAGCTTGCTGTTCTCTGTGAAGTTTACCTCATATTTAGAACAATGCACTGCCATTTCACTAGTAGCTCCTTTGACTTAGAGGATTCAATGAACAcaatataatattacattacattactggtagacgctcttatccagagcaacttacagttgattcgactaagcaggagataatcctcccctggagcaatgcagggttaagggccttgctcaagggctgcaCAGGGATTGgagccaccgaccttccgtgtcccagtcatttaccttaaccactacgctacaggccaccctaataataatagttgtaAAACCAAATATATGTTGGCATAACTGAGAACAGCAGTCAAACTAAGGCTTTCAACACAGGTTTCTGTGAGTGGTCTGGAGAATTAACCCCTATACACCAGCTAAAGCTGAACCAGACCACATCATCACCTGGCTCTGGTCCACCAATGACAACCTACGCTCCTCCATCTGAAAGGGAAAAACATTTCCAGTGACCCACAAACAAGAATGGCTTTGGTCCACTTGAATCCTCAATTTACACTGAACAATGTGCTCAGTGTccagaatgattttttttttttttttaatgtagaatTCATATCTCAGAGCACATGCATTGACTTTcgttttggagatatttggcCCTAAACATGCACTTTTTTCACCAGGGACCAATTTTGGTACATAATTCTGCCCAAAGGTAAACACACTTTTAgtgtaattttatttcaatttatatGAATTCTACATGGAAAATATCCCTACATACAAATTTACAAAGATTTAGGGTTTTGGACCTTTATATATCAAATTTCGTGGCATGACACGTTTTTCATTGCGACACCCAACAAACTTTAAATGGCTGTAATTAAATGGAGTATGAAGCTCAAGTTTTCAGGAATCTCATAACTGTCTAccagcacacaaaaaaatccaagagatgctgtggtgcaacctcctgcAGTTGGTGTGGagttatatttcatgttttggtGCGTAGTTCACATTTTTAAAGCACATGAACATGGGTTATTGTGCATCAACCACTACTAGTTCCTAAGACACAGCATTATTCAGCATTACTGAATACTGCgaataataaatatacatgGTTAAAAGCCCAAGTTCTGAGAAACATAGTCACATCCTCTTGGCAAATTTGTGGTTAGAAGCAGAAGTGTGATGACCATACCATCTTCATGTCGCTCTTCAGCTTACTGATGCCAGCCCTCTCACTCTTGGTGGCACCCACGTTCCCCATCTCATGGATGGAGATGGCTGGACTGATGCCAGTGTCCCCAGCGCGCACTGCATGGCAAGCACAGACACCCAGCATGACCACAAATGCAATGCATGCTTTGGAGAACCAACAGTGACTGTCAATTCATGCAAGAATGGTTTTCCACTCTTACAAAtattccaaacaaaaaatataaattttaaGTGACTATAAGGCAGGGCAGCCCAACCGTGTTCCTGGATATCTACtgccctgcaggttttcactccaaactcCTGATTTGACTACTAAATAGCAGCTCAATAAGATCTCCAACTACTGAATGAGACGTGCTTTGTTAGAGTTGGTGGGAAAAGCTACAGGgcagtagacctccaggaacaggtttgggcagccgTAACGTACGATATGTCAAAGCCAGAAAAAGCAGGGACATTGAAGTAAGCACACTATGACACCCTCACTTGACCTAGCCAATGTCATAACAGTGCATTCTTGGAAAAGAATATGTGAGCAAGTAGCCTTTTCACTCCACTTACTGCTTTTCTGTACCCCAAACTCTTTCCCACTGAGGATGTGGTGCAGGAGGTTCTTCAGCTCTGAGGGACTCAGGCTCATAAGACTCTCTGTGGCTTCCTCACCTGTTGTGcacaccccacaaacacagagacaaaataacaataatatgcaAGTACATGCATACACTACCCCTACCATCCCCTACCATCGCAAGCACTGTCTAGCGAAAAGTTTGTCCACCTGGTCTTTCAGTTCTTGTCACTCTCACGTTTTCAATGAATCAGAAAGCTTTAATCTTAAATACTACTAATATTGTATATGCTTTGttttcacattaaataaataaataatcatgtaATCATACAGCTATATGCCTGGGGCCCCTACTGGTGGAGAGGTACCTGAGCAGTTGAGCGACTGGGCAAGTTCAGTGGCCATGACCTGGATGATGAGTCCAATCCTCAGGCGGAACATCTCGCTGAAGAGACTGGGCTGGGTGCGGATGTTCATGGCCAGGAAAACCATGATCTCCTGTCACTCAGAAGAAAAGGTCAGTGTCTAAACATGTTAAACAAACAAGGCAAACCTCACCATTACCCAATTAATGGTCACATTTCCACATTCAGGCCAGCCAGTTTGAGCGAGTTTGTGCCTAAAGTTCCATGTCAAAGTGTAAAGACTGCCGATCACCTTCCTTAGTGTTAACATCATACTCCCACTGCAAGACAACTACTTTCTGTATTAGGAGAACAAGCTATCTCTGATAACCGTGCCCTTGTCCGTGACCACACAAACTGAGCCTGAATGGCTCTATGAGAACCAAGAGGAACACAGTGGTGTGAAACGGTTCTTGTCCGCTCACCTGTGTTAGTATAGCAATGCTGATGTTGCTTTCACTCGCTTCATCAATCAACTTCGCCAGCTCGTCCGGAGGCATAGGGCTGCAAGACGACACggtgaaaaaaataacagccaTTTCTCAGGAAAGAAGTCATACAGTTCCATTACATTGCTGACACTAGCTAGAGGCTAGACGGCTACTATTAGCAAGCACAATCGCTCTGTTCTACAAAGCCGACACAGTGACAGTTACAGGTCTCATAATAAAATCATGCACAGACCTCAGATCCACTTCATCTGCCAGTGATGGTAAGGGCATTAGGACAGAGACACCACAGTTAACTCTCAGGGGTCAAAGTTTTAAAGGAGAGACAAGATGGCAAGAGCTGTGAGATGTTCTCTCTTAACGGTTTAAATGAATATGGATAACGAGTTTAAGCTTAAGTTTAAACTAAAACAGAGGTGTGAAGCAACATTCTGCCAGCGATGGTCGGTGCATTAGGACAGAGACAGCACAGTTGACTCAGAGATGCACTCACGCTGTGATGGTCTTTTCCCGCGGCTCTGGGGGTAATCCCACCGTCAGGTGCTTCTGATGGGCGAGAAGATCGGAGCAAGCCTGCAGAGAAacacatcagtgtgtgtgcaacCTTCAGCTTTCATCAATCCCATTTTCCCCAATCACTCTTCCCATCACCAACACATTCATATTCCCCATGTTCATTGTAATCGTAATCTGATTCTTTGAAAGCAAAATACTAATTTCAAAATGACATACACAAATCTTGACCACACAGCTGTTGCTACATTGTGTTATGGGACCGCTAGGAAGCACTTTGGACAAACTAGGAATCAGTGCAGATACACTGGGGCCTATGAAGTTCCATCTTCATTCCAAGGAGGTAAGGACGTTCTAAGAGACATTAAAGCAGAGGCCTCACTCTGCATATTACTTCCATAGAAATTCCTGTCAGAATTTCTGGAATGGAATTAAGTGGACTACGCTGTTTCACGAGACACTGAACAACACCGGTACTGAAAAAGTCCAGAGGAGGCCGCAGCGATACCTCATCCAGCTCCTCCACCTTCTTGCGCAGCAGTCCAGAGGTCATGCGGATGAGGCTCCACTGCCGCAGGTCTCCTGCCTTCTCGTACAGCTCTGTGAGCAGGCTCCTCACTGTCGTACCCTTCCCATGCACCTTCGTGTCCCAGTCCATACCCCTACACAACAAAAAGGTCAGCTATGGACAGCACTGCAAATAAACTTGATTTTAGTCTTACATTGAGGATAAAATCTaatttcttccaaaaacaataccaggtaagacagtttgaatcattcaggatttgccaatggggtaatatgatttcacattttctaCTTTTGCTGTGAACGGCTCCTCAGATGGCTCAAGCATGGTCCCTTcgaccagtggttcccaacctcgGTCCGGAGGGACCCGTGTGTATGTGccggttttcattccaaccacagttgcaatctcagaattttaacaagttCTTAATTTTCCTTAATTATGTGCTTTTCACATTAGAGAGATAATTTACTCTCCTAAACCACATTACGTttgaaatagctatgcatgccatgttgaataaatgttcacattgtgctacattgcaaacaatttcattaaaagaggtcacattttttaaactaatGAGATTAAAGACTGAATCAATAGGCACCTAATTGGCGAAAGTGTGGGCATGTAGCTACTAAAACTCACCACTTGGCatataataaagaataaaaaaagaaaagaaaataagaacCAAACTTGCATTGTGTTAATAAATTTAGGGGGACAATGTGTTCAAAAACCTGATTAGGGACCTACAGATTCACATTTttaagtctttaatttgatcagttaaaataCTTCCTTTTGTGTAGGCCTAATTGTTTGCAATGTAGCACAATAAGCAGAATGTGAACATGGGATATTAATTCAACATGGCATGCACAGCTAATCCTGATATAATGTGTCTTAAGAggataaataatccctctaaacatgaaaagcacctaattaagaaaattaaCAGCGTGTTAAAATTCTGGCATCGCaactgtggttggaatgaaaaccagcacacacaggggcaaGAGCAGGATTGGGCAGCCTTTTTTATTGTAGTAATGTCTTGGATCACAAAAATTTCATCTTCATATCTATAGGTCCATACACCAGTAACCTGCCCTGTGGAATTGTGAAAACAAATGATTTCAGCATGCACATAATCTCATAAATTTATTCCATGGAGAATACATGTGAAGCAGTGATATTGCTTCTCTTTTCTTTATCTGGTGCATGCAGTCTGGCACAGACTGTAGACAGCCTGCCAAACACTGCcaggagaggaagaagatgtGCCAAGGTGCCAGCTGGAGCCAGAGCTGAAAGCAAGGGATGGGAGGGAGGACGGAGCAAGTCACTTGTCTTTGAAGAGGATGTAGAGGATGTCCGACTGGTCCTGCAGGTTCTCCGTCTCCTTCAGCACCTGTGTCAGGGCTTCATAGTCAATGTTCCCGCTCGAGTCCCTGGGCAGGTTGCACTCGGAGACCGCCTGCGCCTGGGGGCCCTGCCAATACCACGGGCTCTGAATCAGCACATACCATTCACAACCCCACTGCCCAGAACCGTTACAAAATGGAGGCCTGTAACACTGATGGGTTCCAGGATATATAAACACAGCCAATGAAGCACGAAGAATGAACTATGTGGAGTTCAACAGCTAGACCACACTGGTTCCATACACCGCAAGATAAAACAACAGCTGCAATACCCGGTTCTCATGGGACTCCACGTCCGTCAGGTTGAGAGACGGTTGGGGGGAGTGGAACAGCTTGCTGGGCAGGAACATCTGCACATCTGAGGATGAGAGAAGCGCCTTTAGATCTGTCTGGCAGACTGAGTGTAGCAAGGGAGCGTGTGAAAAGGGATGCCTCTCACTGTCGATTTTGAGGTCCTTGGCCTTGGCCACGAGGGAGACCATTTCGCGGGTCTTGCGGGCGGCGGACTTGAAGCGGGTGAGGCTGCCCTTCGCACGGCTGGCCTTGTGGCTGGGCCTGGGCGCAGTCATGGCCAGCAGCTGGTCTAGGTACTGTGTCAGGTCATCAGACTCTACAGGAATGGAGTGGGCAGACAGCCACAAGGAGTGTGTCACCAGCACTGAAAGGGAATAGTGCCTCCAAGCAACAACACCGCAATGTATGAAATATGGGAAGTGACAGGACTAGCAACTGGGCTGTCTCCCGTTACATAGGATGGCATCCTTCTAAACAAATTAGCTGAATGCTCTTAAAAGCTATGTGCTAAACAGACAGAACGTATATGTATACcaaaaaacaataacataaTGCTTCAACATGCACATTAAAGTTCAATCATATCACTGTTGTACTCTTTTCTTAACTTACCTTGTAAATGCTCATTGAAACATGAATTCCACCTTTATGCCAATGCATGCTACATTTTATACAATGAGAAAATGCATTCCATTGCCGAGCAAATCATTTATTCAAAATCTCATTACATCAACCATTGTTAAAGCCAAAAAAACCCATGTATACTGACATGCAAGTGCATAATTCAGTTTAAATGGCATCATTTCTCACCCAGTATTGTACCACAATGCTATTATTAGTGGACCCATGCACCCATATTTCCTGTCAACTCACACAAAATCTGAGGAACCAAGTGCAATTACTATTAGTAAGCACAATCAATCTGTTcttcaaagcagacaggaacaGCCTCAGACAGTCAAAGGTCTCCTAATAAAATCATGCACAGACCTCAGATCCACTTCTTCTGTCAGTGATGGTAAGGGCATTAGGATAGACACACCACAGTTAACTCTCAGGGGTCAATGTTTTAAAAGAGAGACAAGATGGCAGTTAGCAAGAGCTGTGAGATGGTCCCTCGTAACGGTTTAAATAATGAGCTTAAGAGAAACCAATCACACACCAGTATATTGAAAAGACTGGCCTGTGTTTCCGGTACCAGTGCCTCAGCACTTGTCTGATGCTAGCCATACCGCACAAAGGAATCCGACACAATGTAAACAGGCAACTGAAGAAATGTTCCTCCACACCCAAAACAATCAAACAGTGATACAACCTGCAAGGTGCGCAACTGAAGCAGAGGTATTATTTGGATtgattgttttcttcatggttttatttttggtattgctgaaaataaattgtgcaaAGTATCTTCCTCTTCTGCATAGGCCTACCTCACAAAAAACAGGATATTTATTCCATCCACTCCCCCTGTCCACCTGTCCACCAATCCACAAACCAAAGCCAAAGCCCCACCCCAACAGCCACATTTTCTAGAGTAAACAATGCTGCCTATCCCATCACCAGGGTTACAGGGACAAGTAAATTAAATTCACATTGGAAGAACCTCAGGGACTCCTGACTGGCTTAGAGGCCATGAATGGAAGCAGTACCATGACATCACAGGTTCGCACCAGGACTATAGACTGCTACAGGACAATGGACTACAGCTTCCTTCACTCTGTCATGTTGGATTGGGTTTAAGTCAGCCAGGGCTCCATGAGTTACCACGACATAAGCATCTCCAAACCACACAGCATGTACCCACAGGCTGCTAGCCGTCAGTGAGACATGTACCTCTCCTTCAGCTGTATAGTTGACATAGGCACTGGTTTACAGGTGAATGCAGTGTACCATGGGATTGACTGCACTTTGGTTGCAGTGCTTGCCCAAATGTGGGAGACACAAAGATGACCCAACAGCGAGGGGAaaaaatttagaaaatgtttgcaaataataaaaaaaggagatTTGACACAAAATAGTTACACTTACCTCATACACTCTTAacacaaaatatgaataaataagaaaCTATACCTCCTGTTGCCTTGAATGAACGGTGGTCGGTTCCATTATTCCCTGAGTCCCTGGGTGTGGTTTCACCAGCTATGTGTAATGGTCCATTGAATGGAAAGCACATTGACTACAACTGGACTTTGGATTCAGTGTAATAAGAGACCAGAATAAGAATGGGCAATgaacaacattcagcacagctggtGAGACCAACTTATGGTGGCCTTTCCTTACCATCAAAGTTTAAATCATGCACTGCTTCTTCATCAATGCAGACTTCATCATCCTCGTCGTCACTTTCACAGGTGCCCTGTCCCTGCTTACCGCCATCCATGAAGCTCAGGTGAGCAAAGCAGGAAGTCGTCAGGAACTCTGACAACTTCCCCGTCTGTATCCTATGTGGGTCCAACAGAAACAACTGCTGAGTGACTTtataacacatatttacatcTACTTGCTTTATGTCGAAGAGCTCATCCACCGTATCTACTAAACATAGCAGTATAGAGCAGTGTTCAACAAATAAACTTCTCCATTCCACAGTTAAACTTCTCAAAGCAAAATAATTTGCTGCTTGATTTGAGGCACAGGCCACACCAACCAAAACCCATATCCTATTCAAATTAAGGAATCTTTCCAGATGACCATAACCCTTATGATGTTACCCTGATTGTATTTTTCGTGTAATTATTAAAAGCCCTTACCTAGCTCCTCCGAAGTAGCCCTCTTGTAATTTTTTGATCGTAGACAGTACAGCAGGATCCAGGTCCGAGTGGTCTTCAGCTGGAACGCATGGGTAAAGAAAGCTAATCAGCTATATATAGTACGTCAGACCAAGCAGCTCAAAGATGCCCATTGAAAATGAAACTAGCTTGTGGGCTGATGACCACGCATACTGTCGTAGAACTAAATATGTTGGTTTACTTACAAGTGAGTTATGAATCATCTCAAAACCCATTCCTAGCCTCTGTCCTTATTTTATGGGTATTTACCATAAAAATGGCTTTAAACCAGCCAATAGCAATGCTATCTCAAGCCAGGTTACAAATGAAGATATAATTATTATGCATGGATTCAAAAGTATAATACATTAGATATCTTGCAAAAGggcatacagtcccctccaaaagcattAGAACAGTGTCACTATAGTCACTATACATTCTGTTAAGCATTCCCTTCACTTTCAGTGCAGTACTGGAAATTCTGGAGGGAGTGTTCAATACTCTTTCTGCTGAAATAAATCAAGTGTATCTCACAGTGCCTGCTGGCCATTAGATAAGGGGAATACTTCTCTGCTCAACAAGAAATAGAGCATTTGCccatttctattacttttctAGTGCCCTGTGTCAAACCCCATGTCAACTCTagggtgtagtggttaaggtacatgactgggacctgcaaggtcattGGTTcattccccagtgtagccacaataagatccgcacagccattgggccattgagcaaggcccttaaccctgcattgcaccaggggaggattgtctcctgcttagcctaatcaactgtatgtcgctctggataagagcgtctgccaaatgccattaatgtaatgtaatgtacctgaaacaaaagaaaatgtagcTCAGTGCATTTCCGTGGGAGAAGGGTAGGAATGCGTATGCACACGTGTAACTCACTGAGCATGGTCTGAGAGATGGGGAAGGTGACAGTGGGGCGGCCGGTCATTCGCCAGCGAGAGGAGAGGTAGGCCAGGTCAGTGCGCAGCATTTCCACAATCATTCGGTTATCCAGAGCCAGGTAAAACTGCTGGTGGTCAATGAACTGGAGAGCAAAAGACAAAGGGCTCAATCCAATTGCTATTTTATCCATCCTCATTTCCTGGGTCCTCACGTGACCTGGAAATAGATCCGGGTCTGCTatctttaaattaattttttgctGTTGCACTTAACATATAGTCTGAGTCTGATTAATAATTTTGGGTTTTAATTAAGTGCCCTTTTCTTGGGTAAGCCAGTCCAACACTGTTATGATGTACTGGGTTGGAAGTCAGGAACCAAACCAGGGGATAACAGGTTTGTCAAAGGCCATCAACATTGCCACAAATAATGACATTAAGaaatattaacaaaataaataggtTATGAAAATTGTTACGGCAAATCAGTGACCTTAATTCTATGTAACAACGTCAAGTTCTCTACTTTGCATGTCCACCTGCAGTAATTCACTCTCACCTGAGGGGTAAAGGAGAAGATGGTACTGCGGATGATGTAGAACTTAGAGGTTGCCAGAACTCCCATGCGACGGTACGGCCTTCCAGTCAGTCCTAGTCTGGGGTTGCGGCCTGCAAGGTCAGGACAAAAGCCTCTGAAGAAAACGTACATATCACTTGGCATAAAGCCACCCAGGGCAGAGTCATTTAAAATTATAAT encodes:
- the phka1a gene encoding phosphorylase b kinase regulatory subunit alpha, skeletal muscle isoform isoform X1; translated protein: MRSRSNSGVKLDNYARIVQQTILSHQDPVTGLMPASGDQPDAWVRDNVYSILAVWALSLAYRKNADRDEDKAKAYELEQSVVKLMRGVLQCMMRQLNKVERFKYSKSTSDSLHAKYNTRTCATVVGDEEWGHLQVDATSLFLLFLAQMTASGLHIVYTQDEVDVVQNLMFYIEAAYKVADYGMWERGDKTNQGIPEINASSIGMAKAALEALDELNLFGAKGGPGSVLHALADDIQHCQSILNSMLPRASTSKEIDAGILSIISYPAFAVEDISIVNITKEEIIAKLQGRYGCCRFLRDGHKTPKEDPNRLYYESAELKLFENIECEWPLFWTYLILDGIFINSPEQVQEYREALEGILIKQKDGVRLLPELYSVPPDRVEEEYVNPHSVDRIPMGKLPLKWGQSLYILGNLLAEGFLAPGEIDPLNRRFSTIPKPDVVVQVCILAETEEIKEHLQKHGIDVETVADIHPIRVQPSRVLSHIYARLGRNPRLGLTGRPYRRMGVLATSKFYIIRSTIFSFTPQFIDHQQFYLALDNRMIVEMLRTDLAYLSSRWRMTGRPTVTFPISQTMLTEDHSDLDPAVLSTIKKLQEGYFGGARIQTGKLSEFLTTSCFAHLSFMDGGKQGQGTCESDDEDDEVCIDEEAVHDLNFDESDDLTQYLDQLLAMTAPRPSHKASRAKGSLTRFKSAARKTREMVSLVAKAKDLKIDNVQMFLPSKLFHSPQPSLNLTDVESHENRGPQAQAVSECNLPRDSSGNIDYEALTQVLKETENLQDQSDILYILFKDKGMDWDTKVHGKGTTVRSLLTELYEKAGDLRQWSLIRMTSGLLRKKVEELDEACSDLLAHQKHLTVGLPPEPREKTITAPMPPDELAKLIDEASESNISIAILTQEIMVFLAMNIRTQPSLFSEMFRLRIGLIIQVMATELAQSLNCSGEEATESLMSLSPSELKNLLHHILSGKEFGVQKSMRAGDTGISPAISIHEMGNVGATKSERAGISKLKSDMKMMEERRLSLVDQSQSLPTHSLDMEHIESGRYKFPSLETFEGSFCVLPARDSRHGQWLRRRRLDGALNRVPVGFYQKVWKILQKCHGLSIEGFVLPSSTTREMTPGEIKFAVHVETVLNRVPQPEYRQLLVEAILVLTMLADIDIQSIGSIIHVEKIVHIANDMFYQDQKDLGAEESILERDHSTEICKLLYDSAPSGRYGSMTYLTKAVATYVQDFLPSGACALQ
- the phka1a gene encoding phosphorylase b kinase regulatory subunit alpha, skeletal muscle isoform isoform X3 — translated: MRSRSNSGVKLDNYARIVQQTILSHQDPVTGLMPASGDQPDAWVRDNVYSILAVWALSLAYRKNADRDEDKAKAYELEQSVVKLMRGVLQCMMRQLNKVERFKYSKSTSDSLHAKYNTRTCATVVGDEEWGHLQVDATSLFLLFLAQMTASGLHIVYTQDEVDVVQNLMFYIEAAYKVADYGMWERGDKTNQGIPEINASSIGMAKAALEALDELNLFGAKGGPGSVLHALADDIQHCQSILNSMLPRASTSKEIDAGILSIISYPAFAVEDISIVNITKEEIIAKLQGRYGCCRFLRDGHKTPKEDPNRLYYESAELKLFENIECEWPLFWTYLILDGIFINSPEQVQEYREALEGILIKQKDGVRLLPELYSVPPDRVEEEYVNPHSVDRIPMGKLPLKWGQSLYILGNLLAEGFLAPGEIDPLNRRFSTIPKPDVVVQVCILAETEEIKEHLQKHGIDVETVADIHPIRVQPSRVLSHIYARLGRNPRLGLTGRPYRRMGVLATSKFYIIRSTIFSFTPQFIDHQQFYLALDNRMIVEMLRTDLAYLSSRWRMTGRPTVTFPISQTMLTEDHSDLDPAVLSTIKKLQEGYFGGARIQTGKLSEFLTTSCFAHLSFMDGESDDLTQYLDQLLAMTAPRPSHKASRAKGSLTRFKSAARKTREMVSLVAKAKDLKIDNVQMFLPSKLFHSPQPSLNLTDVESHENRGPQAQAVSECNLPRDSSGNIDYEALTQVLKETENLQDQSDILYILFKDKGMDWDTKVHGKGTTVRSLLTELYEKAGDLRQWSLIRMTSGLLRKKVEELDEACSDLLAHQKHLTVGLPPEPREKTITAPMPPDELAKLIDEASESNISIAILTQEIMVFLAMNIRTQPSLFSEMFRLRIGLIIQVMATELAQSLNCSGEEATESLMSLSPSELKNLLHHILSGKEFGVQKSMRAGDTGISPAISIHEMGNVGATKSERAGISKLKSDMKMMEERRLSLVDQSQSLPTHSLDMEHIESGRYKFPSLETFEGSFCVLPARDSRHGQWLRRRRLDGALNRVPVGFYQKVWKILQKCHGLSIEGFVLPSSTTREMTPGEIKFAVHVETVLNRVPQPEYRQLLVEAILVLTMLADIDIQSIGSIIHVEKIVHIANDMFYQDQKDLGAEESILERDHSTEICKLLYDSAPSGRYGSMTYLTKAVATYVQDFLPSGACALQ
- the phka1a gene encoding phosphorylase b kinase regulatory subunit alpha, skeletal muscle isoform isoform X4, producing MRSRSNSGVKLDNYARIVQQTILSHQDPVTGLMPASGDQPDAWVRDNVYSILAVWALSLAYRKNADRDEDKAKAYELEQSVVKLMRGVLQCMMRQLNKVERFKYSKSTSDSLHAKYNTRTCATVVGDEEWGHLQVDATSLFLLFLAQMTASGLHIVYTQDEVDVVQNLMFYIEAAYKVADYGMWERGDKTNQGIPEINASSIGMAKAALEALDELNLFGAKGGPGSVLHALADDIQHCQSILNSMLPRASTSKEIDAGILSIISYPAFAVEDISIVNITKEEIIAKLQGRYGCCRFLRDGHKTPKEDPNRLYYESAELKLFENIECEWPLFWTYLILDGIFINSPEQVQEYREALEGILIKQKDGVRLLPELYSVPPDRVEEEYVNPHSVDRIPMGKLPLKWGQSLYILGNLLAEGFLAPGEIDPLNRRFSTIPKPDVVVQVCILAETEEIKEHLQKHGIDVETVADIHPIRVQPSRVLSHIYARLGRNPRLGLTGRPYRRMGVLATSKFYIIRSTIFSFTPQFIDHQQFYLALDNRMIVEMLRTDLAYLSSRWRMTGRPTVTFPISQTMLTEDHSDLDPAVLSTIKKLQEGYFGGARIQTGKLSEFLTTSCFAHLSFMDGESDDLTQYLDQLLAMTAPRPSHKASRAKGSLTRFKSAARKTREMVSLVAKAKDLKIDNVQMFLPSKLFHSPQPSLNLTDVESHENRGPQAQAVSECNLPRDSSGNIDYEALTQVLKETENLQDQSDILYILFKDKGMDWDTKVHGKGTTVRSLLTELYEKAGDLRQWSLIRMTSGLLRKKVEELDEACSDLLAHQKHLTVGLPPEPREKTITAPMPPDELAKLIDEASESNISIAILTQEIMVFLAMNIRTQPSLFSEMFRLRIGLIIQVMATELAQSLNCSGEEATESLMSLSPSELKNLLHHILSGKEFGVQKSMRAGDTGISPAISIHEMGNVGATKSERAGISKLKSDMKMSLPTHSLDMEHIESGRYKFPSLETFEGSFCVLPARDSRHGQWLRRRRLDGALNRVPVGFYQKVWKILQKCHGLSIEGFVLPSSTTREMTPGEIKFAVHVETVLNRVPQPEYRQLLVEAILVLTMLADIDIQSIGSIIHVEKIVHIANDMFYQDQKDLGAEESILERDHSTEICKLLYDSAPSGRYGSMTYLTKAVATYVQDFLPSGACALQ